Below is a window of Bifidobacterium asteroides DNA.
TAAACCGCAACTTGTTGCCACGGGCCTTTTTGTCCCGATGCATAAGGGTCAGCACATGGTCGAAATCGCCACCATCCCACCAGGTTCTAAGGCCCAGGGAAGACAGAAGCTGCCGGTGGTAGTCGACCGCCTCCTGATCCAGATGGCCGGTGATCCTGGCCAACTCGGCCGCGAAGACCATGCCCACTGAGACGGCCTGACCATGCCGCCAGGTAAAGTGTTCGATCTTCTCGATGGCGTGGCCCAAGGTGTGGCCATAGTTGAGGAACTCCCGCAAGCCGGACTCTTTGAGATCCACTGAGACGTGCCGGGCCTTGACCTCCACGGTGCGTTCGATCAGATCCTGGACCACCGTGCCCAGCCACTGGTCAGACTCCTGTCCGTCGAAGGCTCGCAGGCAGTCAGCCCGCTCCTCCAGCTCACGCAGAATACCTCCGTCCATGATGAAACCGGACTTGGCCACTTCTCCCAGGCCCTCTACGAAGATCTCGTTGGGCAGGGTCCGCAGAGTCCGCAGATCAGCCAGGACGCCGGCAGGGGTGTAGAAGCTGCCTACCAGATTCTTGCCCTGCTCCATGTTGATGCCGGTCTTACCTCCGGTGGAGGCATCAACCATAGCCAGCAGGGAGGTGGGGCAGTTCACATAGCGGATGCCGCGCATCCAAGTAGCGGCGATAAACCCGGCCTGGTCTGTGGCCGCTCCCCCTCCCAATCCCACAACCGCGTCGGAACGGGTGAAGCCCTCGGTGGCCAAGCGCTCCCAGATACCCTGGCTGACCTGGATGGTCTTGCCTGCCTCCGCGTCGGGAATGGTCAAATCCACCACCTGATACCCGGCCTGGCGAAGCAGGGCCCGGGCATGGTCGGAATGACGCTGGACCGGCTGGGTGTGAATCAGGGCCACCCTCATGGTCTGGTCGCCAAGCAGCTCATGCAGTCGCCCGGTCACCCCGGTGCCGATCCTCACATCATAGGGATAGGGACCGCTGACGTGAACCACCCGCTCAGTCAAGGCATCGGCTAGCCGTCGGGCTAGGGCCCAGGGGGTGGTGTTCCTGGATTTGAGGGTGATGGTAGCCAGCCCCTGGTAGACGCTGCGACGCTCACGATAGAGAGCCATCCAGCGCTCCGATGCGCCGCCGCGAAGAAGGGGACGACGATCCGAGTGAGCCGCTCGGCTGATCCCCTCCTCAGGGTCGATCTGCAGGTAGACCACAGCACCGCCAGCCCGCCGATAGTCCTGCAGCGCCTGGAAGACCTCGATGCTCATGGGAGCACCGCCTCCCAGGGACAGGATGCCGCTGGGAAAATCCTTCAAGAGGTCCAGGACCGTCCTGGTCTCCATACCGCGGAAGGCCTGCTCACCCTGGCTGTCGAAGATCTCGCTGACCGACAGACCTACTTCTTCCTCGACGCATTGGTCCGTATCCCGGAAGGGCACCTTGATCAGGGCGGCCGTCTCCCTGCCCAGACGGGTCTTGCCCGCACCGGGCATGCCGATGACGACGGCCTTGGGCATGCTGCTGCTTTCAATCATGCAAGACCGCCCCCTACCGCAGATGCTCGGGCCAGGACTGGAGGTAGGCCTGGGCGTTGCGCCGAACCTCCTCGAGCGAGTCGCCGCCGAACTTCTCCAAGGCGAATCGTGCCAGCGTCAGGTTCATCATGGCTTCGCCGATCACTGCGGCGGCAGGCACTGCAGTCACGTCGGAACGCTGATGGATAGCCTGGGCAGGCTGGCCGGTGGCCACATCCACCGTCCGCAGGGCTCGGGGCACCGAAGAGATAGGCTTCATGGCGGCCCTCACCCTGATGGGCTGGCCGTTGGATGTGCCACCCTCCAGGCCGCCCGCGTGGTTGCTGAGTCTGCGGATGGTGCCGTCAGGACCGGGCTCCATCTCGTCATGGGCCTGTGATCCTGGGCGATCAGCCTCGCTGAATCCATCTCCGATCTCCACGCCCTTGATGGCCTGAATGCCCATGAAGGCGCTGGCCAAGGCCGCATCCAGACGCCGATCGTCCTCCACATAAGTGCCCAGTCCTGCAGGCACGCCATAAGCGATGACCTCGAAGACCCCACCGGCGGTGTCGCCGTCCTTCTTGATCTGGTCGATCCTGGCCACCATCCGCTTCTCAGCGTCCTTGTCCAAGGTCCTGACCGGAGAGGCATCCAGGGCGGGTCCGTCTTCAGGGCCGGGCGTAGCCTCATGCCCCTCCAGCCCGACCCCGGCTATGGAGATGACGTGGGAAACGGTCCGTATGCCCAGGGCCTGCTGCAGGAAGTCGGCAGCCACCGATCCTAAGGCCACCCTGGAGGCGGTCTCCCTGGCAGATGAGCGCTCAAGGACTGGACGCGCATCCGTAAACCCGTACTTGCGCATACCAGTCAGATCGGCATGGCCTGGCCTGGGCCTGGTCAGAGGGGCGTTGCGACCGGTCGCCGGGGGCTCCTGATCGGCAGGCAGCTCGTCCACGCTCATGATCCGCTCCCACTTGAGCCACTCCGTGTTGCCGATCTCGACGGCCACTGGTGAACCGAGCGTCCGTCCATGTCTGACTCCGGTCAGCAGTCGCACCTTGTCCTGCTCAAATCCCATCCTGGCCCCACGGCCATAGCCCAGCCGACGACGGGCCAAGGCCGATTCGATATCCTTGGTGGACACGGCGACACCGGCGGGCAGACCCTCCATCATGGCCACCAAGGCCTCTCCGTGGGATTCCCCTGCCGTCTGCCAGCGCAACATATTCAAGCTCCTCGTTTGTTCCTCGTTTGCCAGGTTAGGGCTACGTATGATTATCTTAGAAGATGGTCTACCTCATCCCAGCGCCGGGACTGCTGACCGCCCTCCTCCTGGCCCTGATAGACATCCGCTCCCGGCGAGTCCCACGTCTTCTGGTGCTCTTCGGGCTGGTGCTGCAGACCGTGACCCTGCTGGTCTTTTCCCTGATCAAGGGTCGTCCGATGCTACTGGCGCAGTGCCTGCTGCTGACTCTGGCATGTGCAGGACTTCAGCTCCTGCTGGCCCTGGTCCGACCCGGCGCCCTGGGACTGGGCGACGTGACGGCTACAGGTCTGGTCGCCCTGAGCCTGTCTGTCCTAGGATGGACGACCATTCTGGTCTGGTGGCTGATAATGGGCCTGCTGGGACTGGTTTCCCTGGCTCTGGTCTGGTTGGCTCGGCGCCGCAGGTCGGCCAGAACGAACAACCCTCTCTCGCTGGCCTATGTCCCAGTCATCCTAGCCGCAGCGGTGATAGCTCTGGTCATTGAAGCCATCTAGGACTGGCGGTCTGCCGGATAATTGAGATCCTGAATTCCAGGGGGACAAGGCGCTACTTGCTCTGCTCGTTGTGCTGGGACTCCCAGGCCTTGTACTCCTTGACATCGCGGTTGAACTGATCTGGGTTGTCACTGAACCTGGTCTCTCCCGTGTCCATGTTGACGGTCACGAAATAGAGCCAGTCGCCAGACTCAGGGTGCATGGCCGCCTGAATGGCCTCGTCTCCAGGGCTGCCGATGGGGCCTGGCGGCAGGCCCGGGTGGACCCTGGTGTTGTAGGGGTCGTTGGCATTCTTCAGCATGGCATCGGTCAGCTTCAAGGCAGAGACATTGTTGGAGTACGCCACGGTGCTGTCCATGCCCAAGGGCATTCCCTTGGCCAATCGGTTTTCAATGACCCGGGCCACCTTGTTGTAGTATTCCGACTTGTTGACCTCGGCCTCGGTGATGGAGGCCGTGTTGAGTATAGTCTGCCGATCCTGGCCCCCGGGCACGCCCAACTGGTCCAGGTGCTCGATCCGCTTGGAGACCAGGTTGCTCAGGATGGCCTTGGCCGATCCGGCCTTGCGCACATCGTACTCACCTGGCTGCAGCCATCCCTCGAAGTTGCCCCGTGCCTCCTGGGGCAGGATGTCCTCGCCCTTGGCTTGGATCAAGGCGTCGAAATCGCCCTGCGGAACACCGGAAAGCTGGGCGGCCCGGGCAACCACATCGCGGACCCGTTCGCCCGCTCTCACCTGCAGGAAGCCTCCGGCCTTGCTTCGGTCGGTCAGAATGGCCACCACATCCGAGGCCTTCATTCGCAGACGCAGATCGAAGGTGCCGGGCAGGAGCCGGGATTCGGACTGGGTGCTGGTGATGGCGTGCAGGAAGGCGGCCGTGGACTTGACCACCCCGGCCTTGACCAGATTGGCACCCACCTGATCAGCCCCCTGGCCGCTCTCGACTGTGAACTCCAGGGGCTGTCCGCCAGGGCCTGGATAGTCGGGGGCTACCTCCTTGGTGGCTACGATCCGGGGGGCGCCATGGCGCAGCCCGCCCACCAGGATCACCACGCAGAAGGTGGCCAGCACAACAGCCAAGGCAATGAGGACGATCATGATCTGCTTGCGATGTTTGCGTCTTTCGCGCCGACGGCGCATTTCACGACGTGAACGAGGAGGACGTGGCGGCATAGCGGAAACCGGGGCCTGCCCGTCGGCAACCCATTGGACCTTGTCCTGGAAGAATTCCTGCATGTCGTCGGCCAATTAGCACTCCTTGTCGGCACGTCGGTCGTCCAGGGCCGACTGCAACAGCACAACAGCGGACTGCTGATCGACCACCGGACGATGTCTTCGCCCGTCCACGCGGGCATCATAAAGCTGACGGTGGGCGCTGACGGTCGTCAGTCGTTCGTCTCGCAATACTACACTGGGCAGCTGTCCAGGGGCAACGCCAGCATCTTGTGCAACCTCATGCAGGCGGCCGGTCAGGGCTCTCACCCAACGGGCCGCCTTTTTGGCGCTGCGACCAGCCTGGCCGCTCAGCAGCAGGGGGTGTCCGACTACGACCTTGGACACACATTTATCCATAATCAGGTCTTCCACCTGGTCCAAGGCCTGAAAATAGTCACCCTGGACCTGGATGTTACCAGCGGGAAAGGCCAAGGACAACTCCGGGTCCGACAGGGCCAGACCCACCCTGGCTTCGCCTAGATCCACCCCCAGCCACACGCCTGTCTGTGATCCCACGGGAGAGCTCAGCCCTCTCGGACCTGATCGCTTAGGGCTTTCAAAGCCCGATCAATGGCTGAAGCATCCTGGCCGCCACCCTGGGCGAAGTCAGGCTTGCCACCACCGCCGCCTCCCAGGACCTTGGATGCTTTCCTGACCAGGTCGCCGGCCCTAAGACCACGGTCACGTGCAGCCTGGTTGGTGGCTACAAAGATGACGGGCTTCTCATCCTCGCTGACACCGGCCAAAGCAACCACAACCGGGTATTCATCGCCCATGCGGGCCCGCAGGTCGGTTACCGTCTTGCGCAGGGCATCGACCGAGCCAAAATGCTCCATATTCCGAGAGGCGATCTTGACCTCGCCTGGGGCGTGCAGAGCATGGTTGGCCAGCTCTGGCACAGCCTGGGCCATCTGCTGCTCATAGGTTGCTGCCAGTCGGCGATCGGACTCCTTGAGCTTGGCCAGCAGGGTAGAGATCCTAGACTCAAGCTCGTCAGGGCGGGCGTTGAGCTTGTCTGAGAGCTGTGAGACCAGGGCGTGCTCACGGGCGTTGTACTCGTACGCCCCCTGACCCACTACGGCATCGACACGACGAACGCCGGTGCCCACCGAGGCCTCGGACATGATGGAGACCGCGCCGATCTTGCCCACGTGGTCCACATGGGTTCCCCCGCAGAGCTCACGACTCCAGCCGTCCTCGCCAATGGAGACCACACGGACCACGTCGCCATACTTCTCCCCGAACAGGTGCATGGCGCCCAGGGCGATGGCATCGTCGTACTTCATCTCCTGCGTGGTCACGGCCAGGTTGTCTCGCAGGCGGTCGTTGACGCGGGATTCCACCGCATCCATGGCCTGGCGGCTGGGGGCCTGCGACCACTGGAAGTCGAAACGCAGCCTGTTGGGCGCATCCTCAGAACCGCGCTGCGTGGCCTGGGGACCCAGTTCCTCTCGCAAGGCCTTGTGGACCATGTGCGTTGCGGTGTGTGAGCGGGCGATGGCGCCGCGCCGGTTCCGGTCGATGGTGGCCGTGACCTTGGCCTGCAGGGTCAGCGTCCCTTCGGTCAGCCGACAACGGTGGATAGTCAACCCCTTGATGGGCTTCTGCACGTCGTCCACTTCAAGGACGGCCCCATCGTCGGCCAGTATCTCACCCTGGTCGGCTAGCTGACCGCCGGCCTCGGCATAGAAGGGCGAGCGGTCCAGAATCACCTCAACCTGGGCAGGTGCCTTGACAGCCGGAACCGCTCCCTTGCCCTCCTGGATGATGCCCAGGACGGTTGACCGGCTGGAAAAGTCAGTGTAGCCCAGGAAGACCTGAGGCTCGGCCAGACTCTTGCGCATATCGTCGTAGACGCTCAGGTCCACGTTGTGCCGCTTCTTCATAGCATCGGCGCGAGCCCTGGACTTCTGCTCGTTCATGAGCTTCCGGAACTCGTCCTGATCGACCTTGACTCCCTGTTCGGCAGCCATCTCCAGGGTCAGCTCGATGGGGAACCCATAAGTGTCGTGCAGAGTGAAGGCATCCTTGCCGGACACCTCAGGTTCGCCCTTCCCGCTTTTGGCCTTGTTGACGGCAGTATCCAGAAGGGTGGTTCCCTTGTCCAAGGTCCGGCGGAAGGACAGCTCCTCGCCATAGGCCGATTCGGACACATCAGAGAAGGTGTCGTTCAGCTCCGGATAGCTGAGGGCCATGGCCTCCTTGGAGACTGGGAAGAGCTGAGGCAGAACCTCCTGGTCCACGCCCAGCATCTTCATGGAGCGGATGGTCCGGCGCAGCAGACGACGCAGCACGTAGCCACGACCGACGTTGCTGGGGCGGACTCCGTCGCTCATGATCATCAGGGCCGAGCGGACATGGTCGGCCACCACACGGAAGCGCACGTCATCCTGGGCGTCGTCGCCGTAGTGCCGACCAGACAGGCTCTCGGCCGCCTGGATGACAGGGTAGACCTCGTCGGTCTCATAGATGTTCTGCTTGCCCTGAAGCAGGTAGGCCAGACGCTCCAGTCCGGCACCGGTATCGATGTTCTTGTGCTCCAGCTCGCCCACGATGTGCAGGTCTGTCTTGGATCGGACATTGTCCACCTCGTAGTTTTCGAAGACCAGATCCCAGATCTCGATGTATCGGTTCTCGTCTGCCGAAGGGCCGCCCTCCTTGCCATAGGCAGGGCCGCGATCCACGTAGATCTCGGAGCACGGTCCGCCGGGGCCGGGGCCGCCGGTTGTCCAGAAGTTGTCCTCCATGCCCAGGATTTCCATGTGCTCTGGGTCGAAACCCTCGTTCTTCCACAGTGAACGAGCCTCGTCATCGTCGGTGTAGGTGGTGACCCAGATCGTTTCGGGGTCGAAGCCGTAGCCGCCCTGGTCCTGGGGCTTGGTCAGCAGATCCCAGGCATAGTGGATGGCCTCCTCCTTGAAGTAGTCGCCGAAGGAAAAGTTGCCCAGCATCTGGAAGAAGGTGCCGTGACGGGTGGTCTTACCCACCTCATCAATGTCCAGGGTACGCACGCACTTCTGATTGCTGGCCATGCGGTTCTTGGGCGGGGTCTGCTCCCCCAGCAGGTAGGGGATGAAGGGAACCATGCCGGCGATGGTGAAGAGCGTGGTGGGATTGGGCGAAATCAAGGAGGCGGAGGGAACCACCAGATGATCCTTGCCCTGGAAATAATCGAGGAAACGCTTGGCGATTTCCGATGTGCGCATGCTGCTTCTGCTCCTTCAGACCCGGCAAACACCGAGGGGATTACGGGTTGTCTAAATGACTCGGTTGTACGGGGTGCGAGCAGGTCGCCCTCACTCCGGACTCTTAGCTGAATATGGTGATTTTATACCGGCCAGGCGTGTCTGCCTTGGCCTGTCCGCCCCGGGCTCAGCCCTGGAAACGGTCCAGATAGCGGCGGTCCAGCTCGTCCTGCCGCTGGTGCATTGTCTGGGTGAACTGGCGCACCAGACCGGACAGGGTCCGTGAAGCTACCTGGTCCTGGTCCTCACCCAGCACGAATTCCCTCGCACGCTTCGGGGTATTGGCCCTCACATAGGCCTCTGCCTTGGTCACCAGGACCACGCCTGCCGTGACGCCCAGCCCCATCCAGAAGATCCGTTTGAACATCAGCGGGTCCTCCCCTCGTTCCCTTGACCGTCATTGGTCTTTTTTGCTGTGGAGGGATTGGATTCGGCGTTGCCGCGACCACCTGAAAGGAATGACGAGATCGTCTTGCGCAGGGCATAGAGGAAGGCTGCCACTTTGATGACCGGCTTGCCCAGCATTGATCCATACAGGTCGGTCAGGGCGCCGACGTTGCCTGCCGTGGTCGAGGCCGCTGCGGAGATGCGATTGATGTCGGTCAGGGTCTGGTTGAGCTGAGTGACCGTGCTGGCGGACTCATCCAGGGTGGGCACCACATGGTCGCCCGCCTGCTTGATGGTCTGCGCCAACTGGTCGAAGAGCTTCCCTAGACGAATCAGGGGATAGATCAGAAACCCCGCCAGGATAGCGAAAGCAATGGCCGCTATCAGGCCGGCAATCTCTCCTACGCCCATCTGCTACCTCTCTTCCATTGGTACGATACTGGGGACAACGCTAGCACGCACCGTCTATCAGACTAGGCCACGACCGGCCGGTTGAAGCCGATTCAGCGGTTGAAGGACTGAACCTGCAGGGCGCGCTCAAAGGGGGCTTCCGTATCAAAGTCGAATACTGTGACGCTTCCGTTGCTCGGGCGGCAGCTGGTGTCGTAACGACCGCCGCCGAAGCGGTTGACCAGACTGAGCAGGGTGTTGCCGTGCGAGATCAGCAGGACGCGGTCGCCATCTTTCAGATGCGGATCGGCTGCAATCAAGGCGAATCCGCCGGCAATGCGCGTCCAGTACTCGCTGTCGGACTCCGCATCGCCAAAGGGGTCGGCCTCCTTGAGGAAGTCCCTGGTGGCGGCCAGACCGAACTGGTCCACAATCTGCTGGTAGGTTCCTGCTCCATGTGGCGCGCCTGCAGCCCACCAGGCCAAGGCCATGTCCTGCCCCTCGAAATAGCCATAGAACTGCTCGCGGAAGTGACTGTCGCTGACCGGCTCAGGCTTGTTCTCCGACTGGTTCTGGTCCAGGATTCTGCGGACTGTCTCCTGGGCGCGTGTAGTGTCCGAACAGTAGGCGGCCGCAAAGCTCACTTTGCTCAATCTTTGGCCCGCACGATCAGCATCCTCGAGCCCCGATGAGGTCAAGGGCGAGTTGGACCAGCCTTGGAGACGGTTGTAGCGGTTGAAATAAGTCTGTCCATGGCGGACAGCATACAGATGGAGCAACATGACCCCATTATCCCACGCGAATCCCAACAGGGGCGGCAGAACCTGACATGCAAAGAGCCCCGGACGAACCGGGGCCCCGAGATTTTTCGCGGTCAGCGAGCGTAGAACTCGACCACATACTGAATGTTGACCTGAACCGGGATCTCCTCCGGTTCAGGCTTGCGGACCAGGGTGGCCTTCAGGGAGGCCAGGTCCACGTCCAGGTAGCCGGGGACTGCAGGCAGCACGTCCCTATGGACGCCTTCCGCGGCGATCTGGAAGGGCACCATGGTCTGGCTCTTGGGCTTGACCTGAATGGTCTGACCGGGCTTGACCCTGTAGGAAGGACGGTCCACGATGTTGCCGTCGACCAGGATATGGCGGTGGACCACGTACTGACGAGCCTGGGCCGTGGTGCGTGCGATGCCGGCGCGCAGGACCAGGTTGTCCAGGCGGCACTCCAGCTCGCGAAGCATGGCTGCACCGGTCTGGCCGGACTCGTGGGTGCCCCGCTCGTAGGCGGCACGCAGCTGCTTCTCGGAGACGCCGTACTGGGCGCGCAGCCTCTGCTTCTCGCGCAGACGGACAGCGTAGTCGGACTCGGTGCGACGGCGGCTGCGGCCGTGTTCGCCTGGGCCATAGGGGCGCTTTTCGAACAGGCGCTGGGCCTTGGGGGTCAGGGCGATGCCCAGAGCGCGGGACAGGCGGACCTGGCGACGCGCACGCTGAATGTTAGTCATTGATGCAATCCTTACTTGCTTCTGTCGTTATCTGAACGAAGACGGCCGAAACCGTCGAGTCAGGCCTCTCCAATGCTTCACCGTGCCAAGCACGAACGACCTTGCGGCCGCCGACCCATTGATGGGCTGAGACTCCAGATAGATTTGTGCACAAATGCGCAAACCAAGTGTTCATTAAACCACATGTGCCCGACCTGGGGCAAAGAGTATGTTGTGATATATTCATACCAACGGTCGGTATGATATTGAGTCATGACAAGCAGACTCCCCCAACCAACCGACGATGACCTATCGTCATCGACCTGAAAGGAAGACGCCTATGGCCCGCAATGCTCACCCTGAACTGACGCAAGAGCGAATCATCAAAGCCGCTACCGAGCTCTTCACCCGCCAAGGCTACGACAAAACCAGCATGCAGGACATCATCAATGCAACAGGAGGCTTGAGCAAGGGAGCTGTTTACCATCACTACCAGTCCAAGGAAGACCTCTTCGACGCTGTGGCCAATAGATTGATGAGCACTGTGAGCGAGACGACCAGCAAGGCCCATGCCCGGTCGAAGCAAGACACGGCTTTGAAGCAGCTGCAGTCGCTCTTCTCTCCCGAGCGGGCGCGAAAGAGGCTGGAGGCCGCGGATCTGATGTTCCGCGAATTCAACCCAAAGGCCAATCCTAAGATGATCGGCATGGAATTCACCGCCTTGGTGGATGAGCGGGACGACTTTGTCGACCTGATCAAGCAGGGCAACCAGGAGGGTTCAATGCATGTGGACCACGTCGAACAAACTGCAGAGATCTTCCGCCTGCTGGCTAATATGTGGCTCCTTCCCTTCTTTCGTAGGGGAACACAGGCGGAACTGCGCACCAGAGCCGCTTGCTTTTTCTCTATCCTGCAGGGCCTGGGCATCCCCCTGGAGGACCAAGGGTTCTCCGACCTGCTGGCCTCCTTCGGCACCGATGCCAAAGGGGGCGGCAAAGAAAAGACCGAAGGCGAGGGGAGCATATGAACCCGCTCGCTCACAACCAAACCTCAGGCAAAGGGTTGCTGGCACCGCCGTTCATTGCTCTTCTGACGACTGAGATTCTCTCCAATCTAGGGCAGACATGCTTGGTCTTCGCCCTTCCCCTTCATCTGCTCAACATCTCAGGATCGGCATCCCTCTATGGCATGGCATCCGCTCTGGCCGTCCTTCCATCCATACTCCTGACCCCCCTGGGCGGAGCTCTGGCTGACCGACTGCACAAGCAGTCCACCATGGCAGTGCTGGACATTCTGTCGGCATTGACCGCCTTCTTGTACATTCTGATCGGCCACAAAATCGACCCCGTTTTTTTGACCGTGGCCTGCATGATGCTGGTCAACGCCTATAGGGCCTGTTACAGCCCAACGGTGCAAGCAGCCCTTCACTGCCTGGTAGACAGAAAAGACCTGACCCGTGCATCAGCCCTGGTTTCCCAGGCGA
It encodes the following:
- a CDS encoding bifunctional shikimate kinase/3-dehydroquinate synthase yields the protein MIESSSMPKAVVIGMPGAGKTRLGRETAALIKVPFRDTDQCVEEEVGLSVSEIFDSQGEQAFRGMETRTVLDLLKDFPSGILSLGGGAPMSIEVFQALQDYRRAGGAVVYLQIDPEEGISRAAHSDRRPLLRGGASERWMALYRERRSVYQGLATITLKSRNTTPWALARRLADALTERVVHVSGPYPYDVRIGTGVTGRLHELLGDQTMRVALIHTQPVQRHSDHARALLRQAGYQVVDLTIPDAEAGKTIQVSQGIWERLATEGFTRSDAVVGLGGGAATDQAGFIAATWMRGIRYVNCPTSLLAMVDASTGGKTGINMEQGKNLVGSFYTPAGVLADLRTLRTLPNEIFVEGLGEVAKSGFIMDGGILRELEERADCLRAFDGQESDQWLGTVVQDLIERTVEVKARHVSVDLKESGLREFLNYGHTLGHAIEKIEHFTWRHGQAVSVGMVFAAELARITGHLDQEAVDYHRQLLSSLGLRTWWDGGDFDHVLTLMHRDKKARGNKLRFIILDGLGKPTHLDDPPVSALKEAFQAIRKEE
- the aroC gene encoding chorismate synthase — protein: MLRWQTAGESHGEALVAMMEGLPAGVAVSTKDIESALARRRLGYGRGARMGFEQDKVRLLTGVRHGRTLGSPVAVEIGNTEWLKWERIMSVDELPADQEPPATGRNAPLTRPRPGHADLTGMRKYGFTDARPVLERSSARETASRVALGSVAADFLQQALGIRTVSHVISIAGVGLEGHEATPGPEDGPALDASPVRTLDKDAEKRMVARIDQIKKDGDTAGGVFEVIAYGVPAGLGTYVEDDRRLDAALASAFMGIQAIKGVEIGDGFSEADRPGSQAHDEMEPGPDGTIRRLSNHAGGLEGGTSNGQPIRVRAAMKPISSVPRALRTVDVATGQPAQAIHQRSDVTAVPAAAVIGEAMMNLTLARFALEKFGGDSLEEVRRNAQAYLQSWPEHLR
- the mltG gene encoding endolytic transglycosylase MltG, with the translated sequence MADDMQEFFQDKVQWVADGQAPVSAMPPRPPRSRREMRRRRERRKHRKQIMIVLIALAVVLATFCVVILVGGLRHGAPRIVATKEVAPDYPGPGGQPLEFTVESGQGADQVGANLVKAGVVKSTAAFLHAITSTQSESRLLPGTFDLRLRMKASDVVAILTDRSKAGGFLQVRAGERVRDVVARAAQLSGVPQGDFDALIQAKGEDILPQEARGNFEGWLQPGEYDVRKAGSAKAILSNLVSKRIEHLDQLGVPGGQDRQTILNTASITEAEVNKSEYYNKVARVIENRLAKGMPLGMDSTVAYSNNVSALKLTDAMLKNANDPYNTRVHPGLPPGPIGSPGDEAIQAAMHPESGDWLYFVTVNMDTGETRFSDNPDQFNRDVKEYKAWESQHNEQSK
- the ruvX gene encoding Holliday junction resolvase RuvX, coding for MGSQTGVWLGVDLGEARVGLALSDPELSLAFPAGNIQVQGDYFQALDQVEDLIMDKCVSKVVVGHPLLLSGQAGRSAKKAARWVRALTGRLHEVAQDAGVAPGQLPSVVLRDERLTTVSAHRQLYDARVDGRRHRPVVDQQSAVVLLQSALDDRRADKEC
- the alaS gene encoding alanine--tRNA ligase, with amino-acid sequence MRTSEIAKRFLDYFQGKDHLVVPSASLISPNPTTLFTIAGMVPFIPYLLGEQTPPKNRMASNQKCVRTLDIDEVGKTTRHGTFFQMLGNFSFGDYFKEEAIHYAWDLLTKPQDQGGYGFDPETIWVTTYTDDDEARSLWKNEGFDPEHMEILGMEDNFWTTGGPGPGGPCSEIYVDRGPAYGKEGGPSADENRYIEIWDLVFENYEVDNVRSKTDLHIVGELEHKNIDTGAGLERLAYLLQGKQNIYETDEVYPVIQAAESLSGRHYGDDAQDDVRFRVVADHVRSALMIMSDGVRPSNVGRGYVLRRLLRRTIRSMKMLGVDQEVLPQLFPVSKEAMALSYPELNDTFSDVSESAYGEELSFRRTLDKGTTLLDTAVNKAKSGKGEPEVSGKDAFTLHDTYGFPIELTLEMAAEQGVKVDQDEFRKLMNEQKSRARADAMKKRHNVDLSVYDDMRKSLAEPQVFLGYTDFSSRSTVLGIIQEGKGAVPAVKAPAQVEVILDRSPFYAEAGGQLADQGEILADDGAVLEVDDVQKPIKGLTIHRCRLTEGTLTLQAKVTATIDRNRRGAIARSHTATHMVHKALREELGPQATQRGSEDAPNRLRFDFQWSQAPSRQAMDAVESRVNDRLRDNLAVTTQEMKYDDAIALGAMHLFGEKYGDVVRVVSIGEDGWSRELCGGTHVDHVGKIGAVSIMSEASVGTGVRRVDAVVGQGAYEYNAREHALVSQLSDKLNARPDELESRISTLLAKLKESDRRLAATYEQQMAQAVPELANHALHAPGEVKIASRNMEHFGSVDALRKTVTDLRARMGDEYPVVVALAGVSEDEKPVIFVATNQAARDRGLRAGDLVRKASKVLGGGGGGKPDFAQGGGQDASAIDRALKALSDQVREG
- a CDS encoding DUF948 domain-containing protein yields the protein MGVGEIAGLIAAIAFAILAGFLIYPLIRLGKLFDQLAQTIKQAGDHVVPTLDESASTVTQLNQTLTDINRISAAASTTAGNVGALTDLYGSMLGKPVIKVAAFLYALRKTISSFLSGGRGNAESNPSTAKKTNDGQGNEGRTR
- a CDS encoding histidine phosphatase family protein; the protein is MLLHLYAVRHGQTYFNRYNRLQGWSNSPLTSSGLEDADRAGQRLSKVSFAAAYCSDTTRAQETVRRILDQNQSENKPEPVSDSHFREQFYGYFEGQDMALAWWAAGAPHGAGTYQQIVDQFGLAATRDFLKEADPFGDAESDSEYWTRIAGGFALIAADPHLKDGDRVLLISHGNTLLSLVNRFGGGRYDTSCRPSNGSVTVFDFDTEAPFERALQVQSFNR
- the rpsD gene encoding 30S ribosomal protein S4, with the translated sequence MTNIQRARRQVRLSRALGIALTPKAQRLFEKRPYGPGEHGRSRRRTESDYAVRLREKQRLRAQYGVSEKQLRAAYERGTHESGQTGAAMLRELECRLDNLVLRAGIARTTAQARQYVVHRHILVDGNIVDRPSYRVKPGQTIQVKPKSQTMVPFQIAAEGVHRDVLPAVPGYLDVDLASLKATLVRKPEPEEIPVQVNIQYVVEFYAR
- a CDS encoding TetR/AcrR family transcriptional regulator, which produces MARNAHPELTQERIIKAATELFTRQGYDKTSMQDIINATGGLSKGAVYHHYQSKEDLFDAVANRLMSTVSETTSKAHARSKQDTALKQLQSLFSPERARKRLEAADLMFREFNPKANPKMIGMEFTALVDERDDFVDLIKQGNQEGSMHVDHVEQTAEIFRLLANMWLLPFFRRGTQAELRTRAACFFSILQGLGIPLEDQGFSDLLASFGTDAKGGGKEKTEGEGSI